A single genomic interval of Spirosoma taeanense harbors:
- a CDS encoding alanine dehydrogenase — MTGFEELAKQTALYPKEAPLAVKTSRHSLLIGLPKEVSLQENRIALTPEAVSILVRNGHNVIVEQGAGEKAKFQDSEYSEAGAQIAYSPQEVYEANLILKVEPLVDGEFEYVKSGSTVISALNLPAHDRSYFEKINEKSLTVLGYEFIEDQAGNMPIIRSMSEIAGSTVMLIAGEYLSNADNGRGIILGGITGVPPTKVVMLGAGTVTEYAVRTALGMGADVKVFDKYLYKLQRLKYSIGQHIYTSIIDSDTLAEAIQRADVVIGAMRAEDGLSPIVVTEEMIGRMKPDSVIIDVSIDQGGNFETSRMTTHKHPTFKHMGVIHYCVPNIAARVAYTASMALSNIFLPFLLETGTTGGIEQMMYTNRWFMKGVYAHKGTLTNLYIARKFNMRFKDLQLLLAARF, encoded by the coding sequence GTGACCGGATTTGAGGAATTGGCCAAGCAAACGGCCCTGTATCCGAAAGAAGCTCCGCTGGCCGTAAAAACCAGCCGACACAGTCTGCTTATCGGCCTGCCGAAAGAAGTGTCGCTCCAGGAAAACCGCATCGCGCTGACGCCCGAAGCGGTATCGATTCTGGTACGTAACGGCCACAACGTAATTGTGGAGCAGGGCGCGGGCGAAAAAGCTAAATTTCAGGATTCAGAATATAGCGAAGCCGGTGCGCAGATCGCCTATTCGCCCCAGGAAGTGTACGAGGCCAATCTGATTCTGAAAGTCGAACCGCTCGTCGATGGCGAGTTCGAATACGTCAAATCGGGCAGTACGGTCATTTCGGCCCTAAACCTGCCTGCCCACGACCGGAGCTACTTCGAGAAAATCAACGAGAAAAGTCTGACCGTACTCGGCTACGAATTCATTGAGGATCAGGCCGGTAACATGCCAATCATTCGCTCCATGAGCGAAATTGCAGGCAGTACAGTTATGCTCATTGCAGGCGAATACCTGAGCAATGCCGATAACGGCCGGGGCATTATTCTGGGCGGCATTACGGGCGTTCCACCCACAAAAGTCGTGATGCTCGGCGCGGGCACCGTTACGGAATACGCCGTGCGAACGGCGCTCGGCATGGGGGCCGATGTAAAAGTTTTCGACAAGTATTTATACAAACTCCAGCGGCTTAAATATTCCATCGGACAGCATATCTACACGTCGATTATCGACTCCGATACGCTTGCCGAAGCCATTCAGCGGGCTGACGTAGTCATTGGGGCCATGCGGGCCGAAGACGGCCTGAGCCCCATTGTTGTAACCGAGGAGATGATTGGCCGCATGAAACCCGACTCGGTTATCATTGATGTTTCAATTGACCAGGGCGGTAACTTCGAGACTTCGCGCATGACGACCCATAAGCATCCGACCTTCAAGCATATGGGCGTCATTCATTACTGCGTGCCAAACATTGCCGCCCGCGTGGCCTATACGGCCAGCATGGCTCTGAGCAACATCTTCCTGCCTTTTCTGCTCGAAACCGGCACCACCGGCGGCATTGAGCAGATGATGTACACGAACCGATGGTTCATGAAAGGTGTTTATGCTCATAAGGGAACGCTGACTAACCTCTACATTGCCCGTAAGTTTAACATGCGGTTCAAGGATCTGCAGCTACTGCTGGCAGCAAGGTTTTAG
- the tsaE gene encoding tRNA (adenosine(37)-N6)-threonylcarbamoyltransferase complex ATPase subunit type 1 TsaE: protein MTLHFQRLDELDTVAHRLLAEGRNRSVWLFEGEMGAGKTTLIKALCRALGVVSTTQSPTFSIVNEYTTHEGRSVYHFDCYRLRNEAEALDIGIEEYFDSGDYCFVEWPERITSLWPTQYYQIQISADVDDRRTVETSLIG, encoded by the coding sequence ATGACACTCCATTTTCAGCGGCTCGACGAACTGGATACGGTGGCCCACCGGCTGCTTGCCGAAGGACGTAACCGGTCCGTATGGCTCTTCGAGGGCGAAATGGGCGCGGGCAAAACCACGCTCATCAAGGCGTTGTGCCGGGCATTGGGCGTTGTCAGTACAACCCAGAGCCCAACGTTTTCAATTGTTAATGAATATACCACCCACGAAGGCAGATCGGTCTATCATTTTGACTGTTACCGGCTGCGCAACGAAGCCGAAGCTTTAGACATCGGCATCGAAGAATACTTCGATTCGGGCGATTACTGTTTTGTGGAATGGCCAGAGCGCATTACGTCGCTTTGGCCAACTCAGTACTACCAGATTCAGATTTCGGCGGATGTTGATGACCGCCGAACAGTTGAGACCAGTTTAATTGGCTAG
- a CDS encoding Gfo/Idh/MocA family protein has translation MNESSAQSNRRTFLKQAVSLSAFYIVPRHVLGRGFLAPSDQISVGFIGLGKQAGGLRNQFLKNNARVMAACDVDKPRITAFSDAVNAFYADKADKGSYNGVLPYDDYRALLSNKDIDAVVIATPDHWHSVLAIQAAKAGKDIYCEKPLALTVEEGRDMVKAARKYKRVFQTGSMQRSWKEFRQAVELVRNGSIGEIKTINVNVGGRPRPWDLQAEPMPTGLNWDAWLGPNTIARPFNHVLLPTAKDSFWGQWRDIDEFGGGGMTDWGAHMFDIAQWGLNMDSSGPVELTPPTDNSGKGLTYRYANGVIMNHQPVEGKQFCQFIGTEGEVKVARGELITTPASLKDKPTGETEKGGSGTSVYYSDNHYKDFLDAIISRKNPICDVEVGHRTATVCNIGNIAYKLKRPLRWNPDKEKFENDAEANRLLSRPMRKEWSV, from the coding sequence ATGAATGAATCATCTGCCCAATCGAACCGCCGAACATTTCTGAAGCAGGCTGTCAGCCTGTCGGCTTTCTACATTGTTCCCCGTCACGTGCTGGGTCGTGGGTTTCTTGCACCCAGCGATCAGATTTCCGTTGGTTTCATTGGCCTGGGTAAACAGGCCGGGGGCTTGAGAAATCAGTTTCTGAAGAACAACGCCCGGGTTATGGCTGCGTGCGATGTTGACAAGCCCCGTATAACTGCTTTTTCGGACGCCGTCAACGCCTTTTATGCCGACAAGGCGGATAAAGGCTCTTACAACGGTGTGCTGCCTTACGACGATTACCGGGCGCTGCTCAGCAACAAAGACATTGATGCCGTCGTCATTGCCACGCCCGACCACTGGCATAGTGTGCTCGCCATTCAGGCGGCAAAAGCGGGCAAAGATATTTACTGCGAAAAACCCTTGGCGCTCACCGTCGAAGAAGGCCGCGATATGGTGAAAGCCGCCCGAAAATATAAGCGGGTGTTCCAAACGGGCAGTATGCAGCGGTCCTGGAAAGAATTCCGGCAGGCGGTCGAGCTGGTTCGGAACGGCTCTATCGGCGAAATCAAAACTATCAATGTCAACGTAGGCGGCCGACCGCGCCCGTGGGATCTGCAGGCTGAACCCATGCCCACTGGCCTGAACTGGGACGCCTGGCTCGGCCCGAACACCATTGCCCGGCCATTCAACCACGTGCTGCTGCCTACGGCCAAAGATTCGTTCTGGGGTCAATGGCGCGACATTGATGAATTCGGTGGGGGCGGCATGACCGACTGGGGCGCCCACATGTTCGATATTGCGCAATGGGGCCTGAATATGGATAGTTCCGGCCCGGTCGAGCTAACGCCCCCAACCGATAACAGCGGCAAAGGGTTGACGTATCGGTACGCAAATGGCGTTATCATGAACCACCAGCCCGTCGAAGGCAAACAATTCTGTCAGTTTATTGGTACTGAAGGGGAAGTGAAAGTAGCGCGGGGCGAACTAATCACCACCCCTGCCTCGCTAAAGGATAAACCAACTGGCGAAACCGAAAAAGGTGGAAGCGGTACTTCGGTTTATTACAGCGACAATCACTACAAAGATTTTCTGGATGCCATTATAAGCCGCAAAAATCCGATCTGCGACGTAGAGGTCGGACACCGCACGGCTACAGTCTGTAACATTGGCAATATTGCCTATAAACTTAAACGCCCGCTGCGCTGGAACCCCGATAAAGAAAAATTTGAGAACGACGCCGAAGCCAATCGCCTGTTAAGCCGTCCCATGCGAAAGGAGTGGTCCGTCTAA
- a CDS encoding RagB/SusD family nutrient uptake outer membrane protein, with product MKKILTLSSIVCLAIASSCSDKFLDVQPKAALAVTTLQNKTGVNSLLIGAYALLDGWATAEGAYRSYQAGADNWVYGSVASDDAYKGTIAGDQPPISLIEQGNIQSDNIYFRGKWRGMYDGIARTNDVLQALAAAKDVTDAERQQITAEARFLRGHYHFELKKMFNMVPYIDEQIYNPNDLESTKLPNKEDIWPKIVADLKAAYDVLPTRQTQPGRPTKWAAAATLAKAYLFQKKYAEAKPLLEAIVASGQYKLVDRYHDNFRAVTNNNAESVFEVQYSVNDGASGGENGNIGSTLNYPYGGGGVTTCCGFFQPSQNLVNAFKTDANGLPLLDSFNASDVPSDQGVESTAPFTPYAGPLDPRLDWTVGRRGVQYLDWGVHPGKAYVRDQAYGGPYSPKKHVMYRSDVGTNTFAGNPRLNANNYRMIRYSHVLLWLAEVEAEIGDLDKARGYVNQIRKRAANPDGFVKNPDGKAAANYVINEYTTTWPSRDVARKAVQFEQRLEFGMEGHRRFDLVRWGIADQVLNAYYATESKKRIYLNGVQFIKGKHEYFPIPLQEILNSKKGSQETLTQNPGY from the coding sequence ATGAAAAAGATCCTAACTCTCAGTTCTATTGTCTGTCTGGCAATCGCGTCATCCTGCTCCGACAAATTCCTGGACGTGCAACCCAAAGCGGCACTGGCCGTTACGACGCTCCAAAATAAGACCGGTGTTAACTCCTTGCTGATCGGGGCTTACGCGCTGCTGGACGGCTGGGCAACGGCCGAAGGCGCTTATCGCTCCTATCAGGCTGGCGCCGACAACTGGGTTTACGGTAGCGTGGCCTCCGACGATGCCTATAAGGGCACTATTGCGGGCGACCAGCCGCCCATATCGCTTATTGAGCAGGGTAATATTCAGTCCGACAACATCTATTTCCGGGGTAAATGGCGGGGCATGTACGACGGGATTGCCCGCACGAACGACGTTCTGCAGGCTCTGGCCGCTGCCAAAGACGTGACCGATGCCGAGCGGCAGCAAATCACGGCCGAAGCCCGGTTCCTGCGGGGCCATTACCATTTCGAACTCAAAAAGATGTTCAACATGGTGCCCTACATCGATGAGCAGATCTATAATCCGAATGATCTGGAGAGTACCAAGCTGCCCAATAAAGAGGACATCTGGCCTAAAATCGTGGCCGATCTGAAAGCGGCTTATGACGTGCTGCCCACCAGGCAAACCCAGCCGGGACGCCCGACGAAATGGGCTGCTGCGGCTACGCTGGCGAAGGCCTATCTGTTCCAGAAGAAATACGCCGAAGCCAAGCCGCTGCTCGAAGCGATTGTGGCCAGTGGTCAGTATAAACTGGTGGACCGCTATCACGATAACTTCCGGGCCGTTACGAACAATAATGCGGAGTCTGTTTTTGAGGTCCAGTACTCCGTAAACGACGGAGCATCGGGGGGCGAAAACGGCAACATTGGTTCGACGCTGAACTACCCCTATGGTGGCGGTGGCGTAACGACCTGCTGCGGTTTCTTCCAGCCTTCGCAAAACCTGGTTAACGCCTTCAAGACCGATGCCAACGGCCTGCCACTGCTCGACTCGTTCAATGCGTCGGACGTACCCAGCGATCAGGGGGTTGAATCGACGGCTCCGTTTACGCCCTATGCCGGTCCCCTTGATCCGCGTCTGGACTGGACCGTTGGCCGCCGGGGTGTTCAGTACCTCGACTGGGGCGTTCACCCCGGCAAGGCTTACGTTCGCGATCAGGCATATGGCGGTCCTTATTCGCCCAAGAAGCACGTAATGTACCGCTCGGATGTCGGCACGAACACTTTTGCCGGCAACCCTCGTCTGAACGCCAACAACTACCGCATGATTCGCTACAGCCACGTATTGCTCTGGTTAGCCGAAGTAGAGGCAGAAATTGGCGATCTGGACAAAGCCCGCGGTTATGTCAACCAGATTCGGAAGCGGGCGGCCAACCCCGATGGATTCGTCAAGAATCCAGACGGTAAAGCAGCCGCCAATTACGTAATCAACGAATACACGACGACCTGGCCCAGCCGTGACGTTGCCCGCAAAGCCGTTCAGTTTGAGCAGCGGCTGGAGTTTGGCATGGAAGGCCACCGCCGGTTCGACCTCGTTCGCTGGGGCATTGCCGATCAGGTGCTGAACGCCTACTACGCCACCGAGTCGAAGAAGCGGATATACCTCAACGGGGTACAGTTCATTAAAGGCAAGCACGAATACTTCCCAATACCGCTGCAGGAAATCCTGAACAGCAAAAAAGGCAGTCAGGAAACGCTGACGCAGAACCCGGGTTACTAA
- a CDS encoding SusC/RagA family TonB-linked outer membrane protein, producing MSNALRQAYRTFPLLLLSWLLCVGAMAQDRRITGRVTDGNDNSPLPGANVVVKGTQTGMVTDAEGRFFLNVPNGRDVLTISAIGFTAQEVSIGNRTDISISLAPDIKTLSEVVVTGYGAQAKRDITGAVATVDTKQLLSVPATNVGQALQGRVAGVTVGNENSPGGGVMVRIRGFGTINDNSPLYVIDGVPTKGNLNTLNLNDIESLQVLKDASAASIYGSRAGNGVVIITTKKGKAGKPKFTYDTYYGTQRHGKLLDMLNTQEYAQLTWEARKNSGVVGANGNPIHSQFGNGPTPVIPDFVLPSGASESDPRVARNPDGTYVNYNNDINSSKFLLITRANKEGTNWMEEIFNPAPIQNHQIGVSGGSEGGRYALSLNYFNQQGIMKYTGYKRYSLRSNTEFNVTKRIRVGQNFQAAYGERIGQPNGNNAESNPISFAYRIQPIIPVYDVAGNFAGTRGGDLDNANSPMALLYRNKDNIQKEVRLFGNAFAEVDILPNLTARTSFGIDYNLFNYRNYTIRDIESAEARGSNSLQTSNNYEWTWTWYNMLTYNLNLGDRHRLNFIAGTEAIKSYFESFDASRTNFAVDDLENRYLSAGTGVQTNNGGASNWRLASEFAKINYALDDKYLLDLTVRRDRSSRFAREFRSAVFPAASVGWRLSKEGFMRPLTFIDDLKVRAGVGQTGNQEIGNYNSFTQFSTNPITSFYDINGSRTSSIPGYELTQFGNAKAKWETTTSLNIGFDASLLKNRLSVAFDWYTRTTTDMLFPVSAPLTQGVATNPFQNIGSMRNRGVDLMLSYGDKIGTSGLNYNISANVGTYRNVVTKTTGDPNTQYFGINDERIQNFVVTQQGYPISSFFGYTIDGIFQTNEEAKAHPVQFGNAATENVAGRFKFRDINGDGVVNTKDLSIIGNPHPNFNYGLNLNLNYKNFGLTVFGQGVQGNQIFNYVKYWTDFPTFAGNRSTRMLYQSWRPGATNAILPQLRSSDQVSIQPSTYYLESGSYFRMKNIQLTYQLPQALLSRLRLGATSVYVQGQNLLTVTKYSGMDPEINLRSYSAGNDRQIGVDGGSYPVAKTVLVGLNLSF from the coding sequence ATGAGTAACGCTTTACGACAAGCGTACCGCACATTCCCCCTGCTTTTGCTAAGCTGGTTATTGTGCGTTGGAGCTATGGCTCAGGACCGCAGGATTACCGGCCGCGTAACGGACGGTAACGACAACAGCCCGCTACCGGGCGCGAACGTGGTGGTGAAAGGCACACAAACGGGTATGGTAACCGACGCCGAAGGTCGCTTTTTCCTGAATGTACCCAACGGACGCGATGTATTGACCATCTCGGCCATTGGTTTTACGGCGCAGGAAGTAAGCATCGGTAACCGTACAGATATCAGCATTTCACTGGCCCCGGACATCAAAACGCTGAGCGAAGTCGTGGTAACGGGTTATGGCGCGCAGGCTAAACGTGATATTACGGGCGCTGTGGCCACGGTAGATACCAAGCAGTTGCTGTCGGTGCCGGCGACCAACGTCGGGCAGGCGCTCCAGGGCCGCGTGGCGGGCGTAACGGTCGGTAACGAGAACTCCCCGGGCGGGGGCGTCATGGTCCGCATCCGGGGTTTCGGGACCATCAACGACAACTCTCCGCTCTACGTCATCGACGGCGTTCCCACCAAAGGCAACCTCAATACCCTGAACCTGAACGATATTGAAAGCTTACAGGTGCTGAAAGACGCTTCGGCGGCTTCCATCTATGGTTCGCGGGCGGGTAACGGTGTAGTTATCATCACGACCAAGAAAGGCAAAGCAGGCAAGCCCAAATTCACGTATGACACGTATTACGGAACGCAGCGGCACGGAAAACTCCTGGACATGCTCAACACCCAGGAGTATGCACAGCTGACCTGGGAAGCCCGCAAAAATTCCGGGGTGGTCGGCGCTAATGGCAACCCCATCCATTCGCAGTTTGGCAACGGCCCGACGCCCGTCATTCCGGATTTCGTGCTGCCCAGCGGTGCCTCGGAAAGCGATCCACGCGTAGCCCGCAACCCCGACGGTACGTATGTCAACTACAACAACGACATCAACTCGTCGAAGTTTCTGCTCATTACGCGGGCCAACAAAGAAGGCACGAACTGGATGGAGGAAATTTTCAACCCGGCACCCATTCAGAACCACCAGATTGGTGTTTCGGGGGGTAGCGAAGGCGGGCGCTACGCGCTGTCGCTCAACTACTTCAACCAGCAGGGTATCATGAAGTACACGGGCTACAAACGCTACTCACTGCGCTCGAACACGGAGTTCAACGTAACAAAGCGGATTCGGGTCGGTCAGAATTTTCAGGCGGCTTACGGCGAGCGGATTGGTCAGCCAAACGGCAACAACGCCGAAAGCAATCCAATTTCGTTTGCGTACCGCATCCAGCCAATTATTCCGGTTTATGACGTAGCCGGCAATTTTGCCGGCACGCGCGGTGGCGACCTCGACAATGCAAATAGTCCGATGGCCCTGTTGTACCGCAATAAGGACAACATCCAGAAAGAAGTCCGGCTGTTTGGCAATGCCTTCGCCGAAGTAGACATTCTGCCGAACCTGACGGCCCGCACCAGCTTTGGTATTGACTATAACCTGTTCAACTACCGCAACTACACCATCCGCGACATTGAATCGGCGGAAGCGCGGGGCTCCAACAGCCTGCAAACCAGCAACAACTATGAATGGACCTGGACCTGGTACAACATGCTGACCTATAATCTGAACCTGGGCGACCGGCACCGGCTTAACTTTATTGCGGGTACTGAAGCCATCAAGAGCTATTTCGAATCCTTCGATGCGAGCCGGACCAACTTTGCCGTGGATGACCTCGAAAACCGATATCTCAGCGCTGGTACAGGCGTTCAGACCAACAACGGTGGCGCTTCGAACTGGCGGCTGGCGTCGGAGTTTGCGAAGATCAACTACGCGCTCGACGACAAATACCTGCTCGACCTGACCGTCCGCCGGGACCGTTCGTCGCGGTTTGCGCGGGAGTTCCGCTCGGCAGTCTTCCCGGCTGCCAGTGTGGGCTGGCGGTTATCTAAAGAAGGGTTCATGCGTCCGCTTACGTTCATCGACGACCTGAAGGTTCGGGCGGGTGTTGGCCAGACTGGTAACCAGGAGATTGGTAACTACAACTCCTTCACGCAGTTTAGCACCAACCCCATTACGTCGTTCTACGACATCAACGGCTCGCGTACCTCGTCAATTCCAGGTTATGAGCTGACCCAGTTCGGTAACGCCAAAGCCAAATGGGAAACTACCACCAGCCTTAATATTGGCTTTGACGCCAGCCTGCTGAAGAACCGTCTGAGCGTAGCCTTTGACTGGTACACCCGCACAACAACCGACATGCTGTTCCCGGTTTCGGCTCCGCTGACCCAGGGCGTGGCAACTAACCCGTTCCAGAACATTGGTTCAATGCGTAACCGGGGGGTTGACCTGATGCTGAGCTACGGCGATAAAATTGGGACCAGCGGCCTGAATTATAACATCAGCGCCAACGTCGGCACCTACCGTAACGTTGTGACCAAAACAACCGGCGACCCCAACACGCAGTATTTTGGAATCAACGATGAACGGATTCAGAACTTCGTGGTTACCCAGCAGGGCTACCCTATCTCGTCGTTCTTTGGCTATACAATCGATGGCATCTTCCAGACCAACGAAGAAGCCAAAGCCCATCCGGTGCAGTTTGGCAATGCTGCCACCGAGAACGTAGCGGGCCGGTTCAAGTTCCGGGACATAAACGGCGACGGAGTGGTCAACACCAAAGATCTGAGCATTATTGGTAATCCCCACCCGAATTTCAACTACGGCCTGAACCTGAATCTGAATTATAAAAACTTCGGTCTGACGGTATTTGGCCAGGGCGTTCAGGGCAACCAGATCTTCAACTACGTGAAGTATTGGACCGACTTCCCGACGTTTGCCGGTAACCGCAGCACCCGCATGCTGTATCAGTCGTGGCGGCCGGGCGCAACCAATGCTATCCTGCCCCAGCTCCGGTCGAGCGACCAGGTTAGCATTCAGCCTTCAACCTACTACCTCGAAAGCGGTTCGTATTTCCGCATGAAGAATATCCAGCTGACCTATCAACTGCCCCAGGCTCTGCTGTCGCGGCTGCGGCTGGGCGCTACGTCGGTTTACGTGCAGGGGCAGAACCTGCTGACGGTCACGAAATATTCCGGCATGGACCCGGAGATCAACCTCCGCAGCTACTCGGCCGGTAACGACCGCCAGATCGGTGTCGATGGTGGCTCTTACCCCGTTGCAAAAACCGTATTGGTTGGTCTGAACCTGAGCTTCTAA
- a CDS encoding phospho-sugar mutase, protein MTTTLDSPTQQRIDQWLGGNYDADTKEAIQHLIDSGNITELTDSFYRDLEFGTGGLRGVVGVGSNRMNRYTVGAATQGLSNYINAAFPGEDISVAIAHDSRRMSPEFARLVADIFSANGIKVYLFSALRPTPELSFAIRQLGCQSGIVVTASHNPPEYNGYKVYWNDGAQVVAPHDKAIIAEVSKITSVDDIRFEGVPEKIHLIDEEIDAPYIERIKSNAVNPDVIKRQANLNIVYTPIHGTGITLVPRALDALGFTNVHIVEGQATPDGNFPTVKSPNPEERPAMQMALDLAQSLNADLVMATDPDADRVGAGARNHHGEFELLNGNQMASLIIYYLLNAWKDAGKLTGKEFVAKTIVTTDLIDRMCERYGVTCYNTLTGFKYIAEVIRELEGKEQFIGGGEESYGYLIGDFVRDKDAVASCTMIAELTAYAKDNGQSLFDMLMAMYQENGFYYEALVSLTKKGKEGAEAIQQMMADFRANPPKEIAGSPVVRIDDYKALTRTDLGNNLTVPIEAGKMGIESSNVLQFFTADGTKVSARPSGTEPKIKFYVSVREPLESKDAFDATYAQLKEKVQRVIDELQLK, encoded by the coding sequence ATGACAACCACCCTCGACTCCCCCACACAGCAGCGTATTGACCAGTGGCTTGGCGGCAACTACGACGCCGACACAAAAGAAGCAATTCAACACCTGATTGATTCCGGCAACATCACCGAATTGACCGATTCGTTTTACCGCGATCTTGAATTCGGAACAGGTGGTCTGCGGGGCGTGGTTGGTGTGGGTTCCAACCGCATGAACCGCTATACCGTTGGGGCCGCGACCCAGGGGCTGTCCAATTACATCAATGCCGCCTTCCCCGGTGAGGACATCAGCGTTGCGATTGCCCACGACAGCCGTCGGATGAGTCCGGAGTTTGCCCGCCTGGTCGCCGATATTTTCTCGGCCAACGGCATCAAAGTGTATCTGTTCAGCGCCCTGCGCCCTACGCCCGAACTTTCCTTTGCTATTCGGCAGCTTGGCTGCCAAAGCGGTATCGTCGTAACGGCTTCGCACAACCCGCCGGAGTACAACGGCTACAAAGTGTACTGGAACGACGGCGCGCAGGTCGTAGCTCCGCATGACAAGGCCATTATCGCCGAGGTGAGTAAGATTACGTCCGTTGATGACATCAGGTTTGAGGGCGTTCCTGAAAAAATTCATCTGATCGACGAGGAGATTGACGCGCCTTACATTGAGCGGATTAAGTCGAACGCCGTTAATCCGGACGTCATCAAGCGGCAGGCCAATCTGAACATCGTCTACACACCCATCCACGGAACGGGGATTACGCTCGTGCCCCGCGCCCTCGACGCGCTGGGTTTCACCAACGTACATATTGTTGAGGGGCAGGCTACGCCCGATGGCAACTTCCCAACCGTTAAGTCGCCAAACCCCGAAGAACGCCCGGCCATGCAGATGGCGCTCGATCTGGCCCAGTCGCTGAACGCCGATCTGGTCATGGCGACCGACCCCGACGCTGACCGCGTGGGCGCAGGTGCCCGCAATCACCACGGCGAATTTGAGTTGCTGAATGGCAACCAGATGGCCAGCCTGATTATTTATTACCTTCTCAACGCCTGGAAAGACGCGGGTAAACTCACCGGCAAAGAGTTTGTGGCCAAGACCATCGTAACTACCGATCTGATCGACAGGATGTGCGAACGGTATGGCGTAACGTGCTATAATACGCTGACCGGCTTTAAATATATTGCTGAGGTTATTCGTGAACTTGAGGGTAAGGAGCAGTTCATTGGCGGTGGCGAAGAAAGCTACGGGTATCTGATCGGCGATTTTGTCCGGGATAAAGATGCGGTTGCCTCCTGCACCATGATCGCTGAGCTGACCGCCTATGCAAAAGACAACGGGCAGAGCCTGTTCGACATGTTGATGGCGATGTATCAGGAAAACGGCTTCTACTACGAAGCGCTCGTGTCGCTGACCAAGAAAGGGAAAGAAGGCGCCGAAGCGATTCAGCAGATGATGGCCGACTTCCGCGCGAACCCGCCCAAAGAAATTGCCGGATCGCCGGTGGTTCGCATTGACGATTACAAAGCCCTGACCCGCACCGACCTCGGTAACAACCTGACGGTGCCGATTGAAGCGGGCAAGATGGGCATCGAGTCCTCGAACGTACTGCAGTTTTTTACGGCCGACGGCACTAAAGTCTCTGCCCGGCCATCGGGTACGGAGCCAAAGATTAAGTTCTACGTCAGCGTTCGCGAACCCCTCGAAAGCAAAGACGCTTTCGATGCAACCTATGCTCAGTTGAAAGAGAAGGTACAGCGCGTGATCGACGAGCTGCAACTGAAGTAA